A stretch of DNA from Falco biarmicus isolate bFalBia1 chromosome 6, bFalBia1.pri, whole genome shotgun sequence:
TATACAAGGTATTAAACCCAGGCCTGTATTCATTTAAaacttttagggttttttcccctgcaagaTTTAGCATTACAGTTTTCAATCTTTATTCCACAGCTTTCAGCTAGCTGGTGTTTTGCAAGAGATTGTTAAGACTGAAAATAGTTTGTATTAGCCATCTGTTGACACTGACACCTTCTATCAACCCccatgattaaaaataaaacagaaaataaaatcccttaTGCTCTGTAAGCGTGAAAAAAGATAGCTCAGAACAGAATCAGAAAAATTAGGTGGCTCTATATATACACCTGCTTAGATCAGTATGTGACAAGTCATTGCTCAAAGAATCTAAGCAATATTTAGGTCAACTACCAAAGTTTAAATCCTGCGATGTGCAACTACACAAAACCCAGACAAAGAAACCCAGCACTCAGCTCGGGTATCATCAGCCACATCAGCAGTCACCGCGCTGCTACAGCTGTTCCCCAACACGGCTCTGGTGAGTGCTTTTGCAAAGGTCATGGCCCATTGAAAAGTCACCTCTCTGCTACTTTTTTGACCCTTCCAGATTTGATGTGCAACTGATTGCTCTCCATGGCAATTGTTATTTTCATACCCTGTCCATGAGTAGTGCTGAGGGAGCCAAAACACACACTTTACCAACCGCTAAAGAAGAACGGTGCTTTTACACATGACAGCCGAGCTGCTGGTCCAGCTTCAGTTGCCAACTGGTAGAGAGCACACAGAGTATGTGCTGTTGGTGACCTTGGCATCAGAAAATTCAGCTACACGCACTGTTCCTGCAACCCTGGTGAAGCACAACAGCAACACAGCAGGAGCCTGGAACACACCTGCCTCCGTACAACCTTCGGCGGCAATAAAACATGGGTGCTCACAATCATCGTGCTTGGGATAGCAGCGTACAGCCAAGGAGGCACAGGGGAGAAGTTTGGGAACCTCTGGCAAAACCAGCtgtttccctcctcccccagtcCCCCCTCCAAATGCAAGCAGAGAGGGGGGTTTAGCACCCACACCCAAATCTCCTGGTCTGGGGCTGGCATaggagctgcagagggaaaacaagGTCACTGGTGTCAACGCAGGAGAACCCGCTTCAGCCCCTCCACCGCCGCCACCATCTGCCAGGCCGGCCACCGGCCAGCACCTCCCTGAAGGTGGGCCCCACCGCTCTGGTCGGTGCTTCACGGcgctcggggcggggggagaagcGGCGCTCGGGATCGGGAGCTGTGACTGTCGCGACACGACaggtgctggggaagcagctgAGGGGACGCGGGCTCGGGGTGCGCAGCGGCGGGGGAGGTGAAGTCGTGAGGGGGGAACGTGCGGTCCCGCCCGGCCGCCACCTGCCCCCGCAAGGCCCGGGACAGGCCTCGGCGCCCCCCGCATCCCCCGCGCCGGGGTCGGGCCGGGCAGGCTGCGggccacacacccacacccaccacaAGCCTCGGAACTCCCTGCGGAGCgcggccgccgcggcccccgGGCCCCAGACCGGCGAGGAAGGTCGCGCCTGGCGCCGTCACTCCGCTTCAGAGCGAACGGCACCGCCAGGGCGCGGGGGCGAGGCgggcagcccccctccccccggccccgctgcctaCCGAGTACATGGGCGCCCCTCGCCGCGCCcgcccgggcgccgccgccgccgccatggtCCTGCGAGctgcgccgcgccgccccgcgccccgctcccccgccctACCCCGTCGCGGCGGCCTCCCGCCCGCAGCCGCCTCCCGTAGCGCCCAtggccccgcgccgccccggctCGGCTGCCCGGCGCGCTGCGGCAGGCGCGGCGGAGGGCGGGGGGACCGCGCGATGGGCGGCGCCATCTTGGGGGCGACGGGAGCCGCCCGGGACCAAACGTCCTTCCGCCCGGCGCCCCGCGGCAGCCATGGGGTCGCGGGAGCCGTGCCGCCGGCTGGAGGCGGTGCTCAGCGCCATCTACGACCTGGGTGGGTgagcggggccgcgccgcgggcTGCCGGCGGGGAGAGGCCTGCGCCGAAGCCGGCGGCGCCGCGGCTTTCCctggggggccggggcagggggggggctGGGCGCGCTCACTCTGAAGCGGAGCGATGGCGGCCGCGCGCAGCTGACCCGCGCCGTGTGTTGCGGCCCGCAGGTGAGGAGCCCAGCGCTCGGAGCGCCGCGGCGGACACCGaggccggcgcggcggcggagCGGATCCCGGGCCCggagccggcggcgggcgggcggcgcggagcCCGCGACTTTTTCGGGGAGCTGCGAGCCGAGctgggcgccgccgccgccgtcccgccgccctccgccgcgccgcccgccgtGGAGGTCGTGGTGTTCCgcgggaggaagaggaaggggcGGCCCAGCCCCGCGGCAGCACCCAGCGGCGGTGCCCAGGTAGGGCCGGGGGCGGATGGGCGGCCGGGCGGTCCCCTCCGCCGCTCCCGCGGGCCGGGTGCCGCTGTCCCGTAacggggcgggcggcccgggcgGCACCAGCCGCTGAGCACACGGCGCTGTACGGTGCAgggtttattttaaagccaCATCGGCGACTTGAGGTGGAGCCGGCACTGGCCTGGGATGCCCCTCTCTGGTGCTTGttaaaccaaaccaaccccTCTGCATgtttgggactttttttttttttgctgtctccCCAGTCTGCCACCGTAAATTGCGAGATACCTTTCATAGTTCCCTCTCCCGTACATAGTTTCTTCCCTCTTGTTAGtacagctgcctggaaatcCAGGATCCTTCGGGGATCTGTGCCCAGGTCGATGGCATCCAGCCCTGCTGATTCCCAACAGGGCTACAGGTAGGGGCAGGCTGAACCAGGGCGGGCAGGGGGTgaagatttattattttccccCCCCCCTATCTCAGAAGATGTCTGGATAAGTATCCTGTATTTGAAATAGGTGTATCCCAACAAAATAAACTGACCTGCGGATAGGACGACCAATATGGCAAGAAGTGAATGAAACGGGAAGCAAAGCCTCTCGGCTCCTTCTGTGCTTAAGCGTTGGGAGCGCTGCTCTGTGCCTGTCAGTAGGTGCGGGTGCGAGGTGCCCgtgctttctcctcttctctggCATCACAGCAATGCTTGGCTGTTGACAAGCAACAGGCGTCTTGGAGGAttggtgttggggggggggtgtgtgtgtgacatCATTAGATCTCAGAActctggtttggtttgttggtgcTGAATGCCCTTGTGCTACCAAAAACCGAAGCCGAGTTGCTTCGACAGAGAGGCCTGGATAGGCTTGGCTGGAAGCCTTCCACACTGAGCAGAGGGTACCTTGCGGGTTGATTAGTCTCCAGATTTTATagcttctctgcttcttttctttgagTCATGTTCATGGCTGTAACATCAGAAGCCCAATCCTAAAATAAGCTCCGATGAGCCAACACAATGGCAGTCTTGAATTCAGGGAGACTTACTGGTATCTGGGGTTTGACTGCTTAGAACTGGGAAGTTCAAGAGTCTAACCAAGCAGTTAGTTGAAACCATaaacttctgtgctttttccagcatgttttcctctaaaaattGCCCTAGATATCtattttcttatgctttttACAACTTAAATTTTTCAGCCTGAAAAGACTGGTGTTAGGCTTGTTAGTAAAATGCTCTGAAAACGACCAGGTTTGTTTGTGGTTGAAATGGACAGTTTTGTGTAGAAGCTTTTGCAGAGTTGCGAGAGGTTTGGGTCTAGCTCTGGCAGATGCAGAGGGAAGCCCTGGTGTAACCCTGGGACCTGATCCTGTGAATCCATGTGACTTAATGGCCTGGAGAGTGAAAAGGAAATGTATTAAAAGCATTCAGGTTCAGTTTTAACATATAGGTAGTACTCCTGCTTCCTTAGAGGGGATAGTGCCCTTGAAAGCAAACAGGGGAAGACAAACAAATGCTCTTGAACAGACTGCAgtttccctgcctgtgctgcctgcctgcatcaGCACGCTTGCAGGCAGAGCATCCGCTCAGAGAGGAGGTTCAGCATGTCCTGCCTGAAATCAGGAGTTGGACACAATCTAAAATAACCCTGGGGGATGCATTACTGCTCTGAAGTGTCTCACTCCCATATCGAGCAGGTGTGGAGCCCTCCCTGGAGATTTtgtactgctttttcttcctgggaTATGGTCTGTTCCCTCCTGGAGAGTTCCTCTGTAAACTGAGAACGGCTGATGGAAGGTCTCTGTGTAAATCGTAGTGTAGAAAAGATGCAGTTTTCACTAATCTCATTTTGAGcaagtgttttctttaaacagcaTTGTGGGGTCTGCTGTTTGCTAACAGTGTATCTTTTGGAGCTTTTTCTCTTGCATTAGTTAAAGCTGGATATGCCTGTCCATGCAGTTGCAAATTAAGATTGTTCTGTGTTGCTACCAGCTATCAGTACATGCCCAATTACCACTGTGCTCTCTGTCTCAAACAAAATGACTTAAAAGTTCATGTCCTATCCTGCATTAACAGTTTGGTATggatttggaaacagaaatacatgtgATGCATAGTTCACATGTGGCAGTTTTTGTcttataaaatgtaatttatactCAAAAGTATAGGAACTAATTGCATCTATTAATACCTTTCTGAATTATGAAACTCTGTGTAAGTGTTAGCAGATCATCCAAGCAAGAAAATGCAGGACAAAGCTATATGCACTGTGCTATAAAGGTACCCTCTAAATTGTACAAGGTTGTTCCAGTAAGACCCAGTAATACCTACATACTAAAAGTGCCGTTGAGACTGTCTCCTTTAATAAATCCAGGTAATAAAGCTAGAGAAAGATATTGCTGGAAAGCTCTAAAGTATACTCTTCCCTACAACTCATTTTACATTTCGCTGCTTTCCAAAAAACTATCACAATCAGCATTTGAACTGGTGCTACTTGTTATAttaattcaaaatgttttgtttatagACCAAAATAGTggatgaagagaaaaatgcGAACGAACAAGAATTCAACTTTGAAAAAGTAAGTCAGCAGGACCTATCTAATCTCACTGTTTTAGTGTGCAGGTATGTGTATTTATATCCTTGGGGAAGCTATGGTGGGACTGGTGGGAAACGTTTCCAGGAAGGGTTGTCTCTTGTAGGTGAGATTTTCCTGCTAGGTAATTTTGGCTGCATGCCACGCTGCAGGAGGAGCATGCTGGCTGTTGTCCAGTGCGCTGTGTGGAGAGGTGTGTTAGAACTCTGTGGCCTTTCGTTCTGATCTTTCAATGGCAATTTGAGGAGGATCGCCATATGTTAGCTATGTAAAGCTATGTGAGTACTCATAATAACAGCATAGCTCTTTCAACCCCGTGGTGTTAATCTTAGATTTCTGATCCTGtgtgggagggaagaaaagtgTATTGGCATCtatttttgaaacagcagaTGACTTTTTTCCGTTTGTCTTTTTATTCTCATCTGTTCTTATATGACCATAACTAGCATTGGCCTTCTTAGATACCAATTCATTTACAGATCTGTGCACGTTGTTTTATATGCTTGGCCTCTGCTCAGGGGTGAGCTGTGATCCAGTGAAATCTCTCACTGGAGATCCTGCGTGGAGCTCTGTACTGCTGAGAACAGTGGGAATTTAACTACTGACTTTAAAAAGATTATGAATTCACCATGGGTTTTGCCAGAGTGttctgtatgtatgtgtgtagtTAAACCACTTCACCATCTACCCATCTGTTTTTCTCACTGGTTAAGTGCTCTGCAGCCAAGGAACAAGGACGCTCTGTAAACACTGGGTGCTGTGGGTAGCACATTTCATTGTTCTTTGTGCAGCATATGATTCATTTTTATATGGAGAAGATATGTTCCATTCTATTCCTTgtgtgaaatgaagaaaattaaatattgtcTCCCTGACATTCTTTACCATACAGAGATTAGATGGAGAGTGGTTAACTGTCCTGTAGTATAGCTCCaaactcagttttattttatagcatGCTGATTTTAGCTATTTGCCAGGGTTTCTTTGGAGTATGACTTTGTTGTGGTCTGTCAAGTGTTATTTTACAACAGGGAGGACAAATAGTGAAATGCTTGCAATTTTCTGTAATGTTCTAGGCTCGTCTGGAAGTGCACAAGTTTGGAATCACTGGCTACAAGAAGCAGGAACAACGTGTATGGGAACAGGAGCGTGCTATCATGCTGGGAGCCAAGGTAATTGTTGCTTGGTTTGTGCTGAGTGGTCACTTGTGGCAATTGAGGCATGGACTTTGCAAGGATGGTGAAGCAAAGACCTTTATCgttagttacagcttttataagTTTATGCTCTGTACACGCGCCGCTAAAAGTTTTATTCTTGGTCAGACTCTACTGTCCACGCACCCAGCCGCTGTTCACAATAGGCTATTCTCTGCTGTTCACGCTGTCACCTTgtcttctagaggtgagatcacattcctcctctgTTCCTGTTCCCTCTGGGTTTCTTCTCAcactccctcaaagttatttactgctttgctgcaggacCACAGCTCCACGTTATCAATGTCAAACAACCCCTTGTCTCCATCCTCTATAATTCTCCCTTTTAGTTTTTCAATtacaaaagtttatttaaacGTGTCGTGGACTGTAGActgtttgttcctttctttttttcttttttttcttccagataacCTGTTACATGAACATGCAGTACATCCACAACTCTGAATGAATACCTTTTTTGCAGTGTAAAATAGTCTTGTATGAACCATAAGTCAACTATATGTTAAATCACTCTTCTCCATCACTGTTGTCACTATCTTTGAGTTTCGTAACAATGCCTAGGTCATGATCCTTTAGCTTAGGCAACTTCATCAGgtgaaaatacaaacatttatttctaatacGAATTTGCAGAAACCGTTCTATCCACAAGACACTTTATGGAGGGATATTATGTTGCATTGTGCATGATAtattagaagtgaaaaaatggTGTTCCTGAGAGAAAACACTTCTTTAGATCATTACTTTAGAACTGGTTTTTGCACCTGCTATACTGCAAGAATACCCTAAGCAGTAATGTATCTTTGTGGACTTTGAGATATCTGGGTGATTACATTTAAACTTCACATGCAAACTGATCTCAAGTATAACTCTAGGCACAAGTGTAGGGAATGGCATGCTGTTGGGACACAATCTTTCTTGCTTACAAGGTATAAAATGGTATGTTACTCAAGTTAAAGTCTAATTTCTGTGACAACTTCATTTTCACCAAAGGATTTGCAGTTAAATACACAAACTAATGCAGCTCAGCTGAAGTTTCACTGCTGTAACGGAGTACAGAATACTTTTCCTACTGACCTtaaaggttgtggtggtggtgatgaagGTGTAACAGATATTTGACTTTTAACACAAtacaaattttcagctgtgttaaattcaCCTGTACACAAAGAACACTTATTCCTTCTGAAgcaacagctgaggatttgaaCAGTCTTTTCACCTTGAGTTGTTCCCAATttagaggtttaaaaaaaaaagaaataattcaaaagtATTCTGTCAATATGCTGATGCAGTTGTATGCTAAATTCTGGTCACACTAAAATAGGGTTATGTTCtagcatttatatatatgtagcaCTCCATTtgaattttgttcataaatTATGAATTTCATTTTAGCTCAAATTGCTTGGAATTAGATTAGGTTGCAGTTGTCATCCTAACAACTAGTTTCCACATTTTGCCCCTTAACTGAAAAACACGCATGATGAAAGTGCATATTTATAGAAACAGAAGAgtaattgaaagaaaattcttatGTTCACAGTTGTTTTTCTAAGTCTTAttaaagtcactttttttttggttgtttttttttgttttttttttttttttttggaaagccAACAAAACTTTACTTAGTCAATAATTACAGCATTAAAACCAGGAAGGTTTCATGCTATAGGCTACAGCGGCTCGGCAGCTTCCTTGCTGCTAGTGCCTGGCTTCAAGCCCAAGTactgcagcaggcagtgggGCTCCTGGCAGCTCGCTGCCATGTCGGGGACAGCTGACAGGAccttttcatcttctcttccATCTCTTCGTGGGTCCTCAGCACTTTCTGGATGTGCTGGAGCCTGagccccagccctctgatcTGCTCCAGGTACTTGTCAGAGAGAGCAGATTCTCATTCTCTTTCTCCAGGAGCAGCAGTTGTAGTCTGTCCAACTCCTGCCACAGCAGGACTGTCTCCTGGACATGGGCAGAGTCCACCTTGGGCTCCTGCGCTCGCACCTTCTCCCACACCACCTTGGCCTCTGTCTCTGTGCGCTGGAGCGCACAACTCGGCTGCGAGACCTCTTCTTTCAGCCTTGTGACTTCCGCACTCTGGTCAATGTGTTGCATCATCTTGTCTTCCTGCTGTTTCACCACGTCCTGCAGCTCCTTCTCACTCTAGCTTGCCACTCAGTGCCCTGTTCAGCTTGATGATGGTGGCAGCCTGGGTGTCCATCTTCTCCTGGCTCTCAGATGTCACCGTCTCCAGACGGAGCTGCAGGTTGGAGTTCTCTGTCTGCAGTGCCTTGGActtgctctgctccagctcctggatGCGGAAGCTCAGCATGGCAACATCGGGGACCATGGCTCTCAGCTCCTTCATGCTCTCCAGCAGACTGGTCTCGGGCTCTGTTGGCTTTGGTGTCAAGGCAGGTTTGTCCTTGGTAAAGGCATTTCCACCTCCAGTGGCTTCATCAGCATCTTTTGCCGACACCGCTTTCAGAACACTGCCCAGGAAGGAGCTCTTGGCGCAGAACGGGGCGCAGGCACAGCAGGgtttctgccagctctgtgtcTGCGGAGCCACGGGCCAGGCTCTGCTTCTCGATGGGGCATCGTCATCCTCTCTGTTGCTTGTTAATTGCGTCAAGGCAAAGGTTGTatgtagctgggtgaccatgacctgattcATGCTATGGTCAACTAAAcgctgaatacaggaaaaaaggcaggggagacataaggcaaacatcagtAAGGTGGTTAAGGCAATTATAATAAATTCTACAATACTTTTGATCCATGGCTCAAAGTTTCCCAgctgtgagaagagaccaaaggcatcccacctctggctctgctgcagatctttgttcaaggcttttaagttttgtatgtttttgtgaattgattcagagtggtcactcagattcatgCAACACATCCCATCCAAGTCTTCACAcccatgtccctgtgctaaCAATAAGAAACCAATAGCAGCTCGGTTCTGTAGCGACacatgatggacagaatcaacatctgctaataagccagaaaaagtAGCgtttgtagtattactttctgtagcaagctagcagcctaatttactaagcaagttaagagtgTGTACTATTCCTACggaagagattagagaagcaaaaatgtgttgcgctgcattccagaactcagcctgcGAGTTACTGGCTGCTGTTCTGTGTGACAAACATTTGACACGTGTTGGGGTTGCAATTGCGAAAGGGCTGCAGTGCCCACTTGCAGtcttcattggcattatcatagCTCGTTGTTTTAAATGCAACTCTTGAGTTTTCTCATGCttga
This window harbors:
- the C6H1orf131 gene encoding uncharacterized protein C1orf131 homolog translates to MGSREPCRRLEAVLSAIYDLGEEPSARSAAADTEAGAAAERIPGPEPAAGGRRGARDFFGELRAELGAAAAVPPPSAAPPAVEVVVFRGRKRKGRPSPAAAPSGGAQTKIVDEEKNANEQEFNFEKARLEVHKFGITGYKKQEQRVWEQERAIMLGAKPPRKEHVNYRTYQEKMKEKKTAKDDEKKKEHKGDSLKKKKKEQKERKAKKKKSVPSIWPAGQVGKFRDGTLILQSHDIKKIKSSKVIK